In Gimesia benthica, a single window of DNA contains:
- a CDS encoding AAA family ATPase, giving the protein MNLKLVSPDVSDTDERIFEMLQNSRQQIDREISKAVIGQKEIIDQLLIALFAGGHCLITGAPGLAKTLLVNSLAQVFKLKSQRIQFTPDLMPADITGTEILAGDTSESRAMKFVKGPVFTNILLADEINRTPPKTQAALLEAMQEKQVTVTGIRYELEKPFFVLATQNPIEMEGTYPLPEAQLDRFMFNLVIDYLSEDDEVAVVTQTTARNSEPIEPLFTGNDIQQFHGFVREVPVAEEIVRYAVQLCAASRPHQENTPEFINEWVNWGAGLRAAQSLILGAKARAVLRGRVHVTQEDIEALLAPVLRHRVLINYRAEAEGVTVEQVVQKLIETIPAPVKG; this is encoded by the coding sequence GTGAATTTGAAACTTGTCTCCCCCGATGTCAGCGACACTGACGAGCGCATCTTTGAAATGCTGCAGAACAGTCGACAGCAGATTGACCGCGAAATTTCTAAGGCAGTCATTGGGCAAAAAGAAATTATCGACCAGCTCCTGATTGCACTGTTTGCCGGCGGACATTGCCTGATTACAGGTGCTCCGGGCCTGGCGAAAACGCTACTGGTAAATTCCCTGGCCCAGGTCTTCAAACTGAAATCTCAGCGTATTCAGTTTACTCCCGACCTGATGCCCGCCGACATAACGGGGACGGAAATTCTGGCAGGTGATACATCTGAATCACGGGCAATGAAGTTCGTCAAAGGCCCCGTCTTCACCAATATTCTGCTCGCAGATGAAATCAACCGTACGCCTCCCAAAACACAGGCTGCACTACTCGAAGCGATGCAGGAAAAACAGGTCACCGTCACGGGGATCAGATACGAACTGGAAAAGCCCTTTTTCGTGCTGGCAACTCAGAACCCGATCGAAATGGAAGGCACATACCCTTTACCAGAAGCACAATTGGACCGCTTCATGTTTAATCTGGTCATCGATTACCTCTCTGAAGATGATGAGGTCGCCGTTGTGACCCAGACGACAGCCCGCAATTCTGAACCGATCGAACCACTGTTTACCGGAAATGATATCCAGCAGTTCCATGGTTTTGTGCGTGAAGTACCTGTTGCCGAAGAGATTGTCCGTTACGCGGTTCAACTTTGTGCCGCTTCCCGGCCACACCAGGAGAATACTCCGGAATTTATCAATGAGTGGGTCAACTGGGGTGCCGGATTACGTGCAGCCCAGAGTCTGATTCTGGGCGCCAAAGCCCGGGCCGTTCTGCGGGGCCGAGTTCATGTCACCCAGGAAGATATTGAGGCCCTGCTGGCACCAGTCCTGCGTCACCGAGTTTTAATCAACTATCGCGCAGAAGCCGAGGGGGTCACCGTGGAACAGGTTGTGCAGAAATTGATAGAGACTATTCCCGCCCCCGTCAAAGGATGA